GTGCCATGCGCGGCCTCGGCCTCGACGATCTTTCCGTCCGGCGTCATCAGCTGCGAGGTCATCAGGCCGAGCGAGCCGAAGCCCTGCGCCACGGTGTCGGACTGCACGTCGCCGTCGTAGTTCTTGCAGGCCCAGACGAAACCGCCGTTCCACTTCATGGCGCAGGCCACCATGTCGTCGATCAGCCGGTGCTCGTACCAGATCTTCTTCTTCTTGAACTCCTCGGCGAATTCCTCCTCGAAGACCTGCTGGAAGAGGTCCTTGAAGCGACCGTCATAGGCCTTGAGGATGGTGTTCTTGGTCGACAGGTACACCGGCCAGCCCATCATCAGCCCGTAGTTGAACGAGGCCCGGGCGAAGTCGATGATCGAGCTGTCGAGGTTGTACATCGCCTGGTAGACGCCGGCGGAGGGGGCCTTGTAGACCTCCTTCTCGATCACCGTGCCGTCCTCGCCGACGAATTTCATCGTCAGCGTGCCGGCACCGGGGAAGGTGAAGTCGGTGGCCTTGTACTGGTCGCCGAAGGCATGGCGACCAATGACGATGGGGCGCGTCCAGCCGGGCACGAGGCGCGGCACGTTGCGGCAGATGATCGGCTGGCGGAAGACGACGCCGCCGAGGATGTTGCGGATCGTGCCGTTGGGCGATTTCCACATCTTCTTGAGGCCGAATTCCTCGACCCGCGCCTCGTC
The Salipiger sp. H15 DNA segment above includes these coding regions:
- a CDS encoding NADP-dependent isocitrate dehydrogenase, with amino-acid sequence MSKIKVENPIVEMDGDEMTRIIWDFIKKKLILPYLDVDLLYYDLGIEERDRTEDQITIDAAEKTREIGVAVKCATITPDEARVEEFGLKKMWKSPNGTIRNILGGVVFRQPIICRNVPRLVPGWTRPIVIGRHAFGDQYKATDFTFPGAGTLTMKFVGEDGTVIEKEVYKAPSAGVYQAMYNLDSSIIDFARASFNYGLMMGWPVYLSTKNTILKAYDGRFKDLFQQVFEEEFAEEFKKKKIWYEHRLIDDMVACAMKWNGGFVWACKNYDGDVQSDTVAQGFGSLGLMTSQLMTPDGKIVEAEAAHGTVTRHYRQHQAGQATSTNSIASIFAWTGGLKHRAKLDANAQLMNFAETLEKVVVQTVESGWMTKDLALLVGPDQKWLTTMGFLEKVDQNLNKALGTA